The Anabaena sp. WA102 genome contains a region encoding:
- a CDS encoding type II toxin-antitoxin system HicA family toxin: MNYREVAKKLSKLGCEEIPRRGGGSHRKWFNPITQKATVIPDWSGRDLKLGTLRAAIKQLGIEWADFEEV, encoded by the coding sequence ATGAACTATAGAGAAGTTGCTAAGAAATTATCTAAACTTGGATGTGAAGAAATCCCCAGACGTGGTGGAGGTTCACATAGAAAGTGGTTTAATCCAATTACTCAGAAAGCAACTGTAATTCCTGATTGGAGTGGCCGCGATCTAAAATTAGGAACGTTACGCGCAGCCATAAAACAACTAGGAATTGAGTGGGCTGACTTTGAAGAAGTATAA
- a CDS encoding type II toxin-antitoxin system HicB family antitoxin: protein MFYKIPLLLTPQPEGGFTVTSPLLPELITEGDSMDEVLANVRDAFEAVLETYQDLGKELPLNLQSVDQNSPALIETIISIR from the coding sequence ATGTTCTACAAAATTCCATTATTGCTTACACCTCAACCAGAAGGAGGGTTCACCGTAACTTCTCCACTTTTACCAGAATTGATAACTGAGGGGGACTCTATGGATGAGGTTTTAGCCAATGTTAGAGATGCCTTTGAAGCAGTTCTGGAAACATATCAAGATTTAGGTAAAGAACTTCCCCTTAACCTACAATCTGTAGACCAAAACTCACCAGCTTTAATAGAAACAATTATCTCCATCAGATGA
- a CDS encoding addiction module protein — protein sequence MSLHPLLKFDISELSIAERIQLAEDLWDSILEQQEELPLSPAQQQELDRRLENYKKNPTNGSSWEEVKKRLGFSQ from the coding sequence ATGAGTCTCCATCCTCTCTTAAAATTTGACATTTCTGAACTCAGCATTGCAGAACGTATCCAACTTGCTGAAGATTTATGGGACAGCATCTTAGAACAGCAAGAGGAATTACCCTTGAGTCCAGCACAACAACAAGAATTAGATCGACGGTTAGAAAATTACAAAAAAAACCCTACAAATGGTTCTAGTTGGGAAGAAGTTAAAAAACGGTTAGGATTCTCCCAATGA
- a CDS encoding type II toxin-antitoxin system RelE/ParE family toxin → MNYNLIIQPEAEYDIQNAFEWYESQNPGLGSEFVRAVDACLSGIGRQPLAYQVTYKQVRRVLIRRFPYIILYVFDQDTVFVFACFHAKRNPKQWLDRIE, encoded by the coding sequence ATGAACTATAACCTAATTATTCAGCCAGAAGCAGAATACGATATCCAAAATGCTTTTGAGTGGTACGAATCTCAAAATCCAGGTTTAGGTTCAGAATTTGTTCGTGCTGTTGATGCTTGTTTGTCTGGAATTGGAAGACAACCTCTTGCTTACCAAGTTACCTACAAACAGGTAAGAAGAGTATTAATTCGCCGATTTCCTTACATAATTCTCTACGTTTTTGACCAAGATACTGTTTTTGTATTTGCTTGCTTCCATGCAAAACGCAATCCAAAACAGTGGTTAGATAGAATTGAATAA
- a CDS encoding XisI protein, which translates to MDTLDNYRRIIKEVLIPYTQIPYSYGVIECKTVFDSENDSYLLITLGWHDHKRIHGCLVHLDIIDGKIWVQRDDTEDGVTYELEAAGIPKDKIVLGFHPQNVRQHTGYAVI; encoded by the coding sequence ATGGATACCTTAGATAATTATCGCCGGATTATTAAAGAAGTGTTAATACCTTATACACAAATTCCTTATTCCTATGGAGTGATTGAATGTAAAACAGTTTTTGATAGTGAAAATGATAGTTATTTACTAATAACTCTTGGTTGGCATGATCATAAAAGAATTCATGGTTGTCTGGTGCATCTTGATATTATTGATGGTAAAATCTGGGTGCAAAGAGATGATACAGAAGATGGTGTTACTTATGAATTAGAAGCTGCGGGAATTCCTAAAGATAAAATTGTTTTAGGTTTTCACCCGCAAAATGTTAGGCAACATACGGGATATGCTGTGATTTGA
- a CDS encoding HNH endonuclease: MRPCIYCRKPFPDNQFTLEHVIPQFLGGAQAPDELKTRDVCSTCNNNLGLFVDAAFEKDFLVYNELKESAYKFFDPEKPVALPLICMGISDLKPPNMQEDEICESWLGPLGEQIYWIRPKDERMYWYSGGNPRTVKKVQSRAYFMFSERSQKNVLISWLAFKDAFIDRRVKKIMCTRVEGADLKTIGFSDPDEIDNLRIQYITNKCREGKERNNNISMYIYHDRRFMAKLALGISHVLFGSKIGNSGYGEELHKALWFKEGNAEPNVRYLGAFSNSNNLLKEHSGIAGGVTITILPIYEEVIINLNLNKKMNWMVVCTKLKYLTKEQIEKLGDGICIVLFKSLNKGLRLTLPELINHNLGNLQNSDLAAIEQIYNAHMDYFKDL; this comes from the coding sequence ATGCGTCCATGCATTTACTGTAGAAAACCATTCCCCGATAATCAATTCACATTAGAACATGTTATTCCTCAGTTCCTCGGTGGTGCACAGGCACCCGATGAGCTAAAAACAAGAGACGTATGCTCTACATGTAATAACAATCTTGGATTGTTTGTAGATGCAGCATTTGAAAAAGATTTTCTTGTTTACAATGAACTGAAAGAATCTGCATATAAATTTTTTGACCCAGAAAAACCAGTCGCACTACCTCTCATCTGTATGGGTATCTCAGATTTAAAGCCTCCCAATATGCAAGAAGATGAGATATGTGAATCTTGGCTAGGACCTCTGGGAGAACAGATCTATTGGATTAGGCCAAAAGATGAACGCATGTATTGGTATTCTGGCGGGAATCCAAGAACAGTAAAAAAAGTACAATCTAGAGCATATTTTATGTTCTCTGAAAGGTCACAAAAAAATGTATTAATATCTTGGTTAGCTTTCAAAGATGCTTTTATAGATCGTCGAGTTAAAAAAATTATGTGTACTAGAGTTGAAGGTGCTGATCTCAAGACTATTGGTTTCTCTGATCCTGATGAAATAGACAATTTACGGATTCAATATATAACTAATAAGTGCCGAGAAGGTAAAGAGCGTAATAACAATATATCAATGTATATATATCATGATAGACGGTTTATGGCTAAACTCGCGTTAGGCATTTCTCATGTTCTATTTGGTTCTAAGATAGGAAATTCGGGTTATGGGGAGGAGCTACATAAAGCACTTTGGTTCAAAGAGGGAAATGCAGAACCCAATGTTCGATACCTGGGAGCATTCTCCAACTCAAATAACTTACTCAAAGAGCATTCTGGAATTGCTGGCGGAGTTACAATAACAATTCTTCCTATCTATGAAGAAGTTATTATAAATCTCAATCTGAACAAAAAAATGAACTGGATGGTCGTTTGTACAAAACTCAAATACTTGACCAAAGAACAAATTGAAAAACTTGGGGATGGTATCTGCATTGTTCTTTTTAAATCATTAAACAAAGGATTGAGATTAACTCTTCCCGAATTGATAAATCATAATTTAGGTAATTTACAAAATTCTGACTTAGCTGCAATTGAACAAATATATAATGCACATATGGATTACTTTAAAGACCTTTAA
- the gatA gene encoding Asp-tRNA(Asn)/Glu-tRNA(Gln) amidotransferase subunit GatA, producing MASIRELHEQIISKERSAVEITQEALNRIQELEPKLHSFLTVTTEQALKQAQAVDAKVAAGEEIGILAGIPIGIKDNLCTKGIVTTCASRILENFIPPYESTVTQKLADAGGVMVGKTNLDEFAMGSSTENSAYQVTANPWDLSRVPGGSSGGSAAAVAADECVVSLGSDTGGSIRQPASFCGVVGMKPTYGLVSRYGLVAYASSLDQIGPFGRSVEDAAILLSAIAGYDPQDSTSLKIKVPDYAASLKPDLKLRKKLRIGVITETFGEGLDSEVQAAVTKAIEQLQELGAEIHPISCPSFRYGLPTYYIIAPSEASANLARYDGVKYGLRSPDADNLLSMYTRTRSQGFGAEVKRRIMIGTYALSAGYYDAYYLKAQKVRTLIKKDFEKAFQSVDVLISPTAPTTAFRAGEKTTDPLSMYLNDLMTIPANLAGLPGISLPCGFDSKGLPIGLQIVGKVLGEEQLFQVAYAYEQSTNWHLQKPKIA from the coding sequence ATGGCATCCATCCGCGAGTTGCACGAACAGATAATTAGTAAAGAACGTTCTGCCGTTGAAATTACCCAAGAAGCATTAAATCGGATTCAAGAGTTAGAACCCAAACTGCACAGTTTCCTCACAGTCACGACAGAACAAGCCTTAAAACAAGCTCAAGCTGTAGATGCAAAAGTCGCTGCTGGAGAAGAAATTGGCATCTTAGCGGGGATTCCCATCGGGATTAAAGACAATTTGTGTACCAAGGGGATAGTCACCACCTGCGCTTCCCGGATTTTGGAAAATTTTATCCCCCCTTACGAATCCACCGTCACCCAAAAACTAGCTGACGCTGGGGGTGTGATGGTAGGTAAAACCAACTTAGATGAGTTTGCAATGGGGAGTTCCACAGAAAACTCCGCTTACCAAGTTACCGCTAATCCTTGGGATTTATCCCGTGTTCCTGGTGGTTCTTCCGGTGGTTCAGCAGCAGCCGTAGCAGCCGATGAATGTGTGGTTTCCCTGGGTTCGGATACGGGGGGTTCAATTCGGCAACCGGCTTCCTTCTGCGGTGTTGTGGGCATGAAACCGACTTATGGGTTAGTTTCCCGCTATGGTTTAGTGGCTTATGCTTCGTCTCTAGATCAAATTGGACCATTTGGACGGAGTGTGGAAGATGCGGCTATATTATTGAGTGCGATCGCTGGCTATGATCCGCAAGACTCTACCAGTCTCAAAATCAAAGTTCCTGACTATGCAGCTAGTTTAAAACCGGATCTCAAACTTCGGAAAAAACTTAGAATTGGTGTCATTACAGAAACCTTTGGTGAAGGGTTGGATTCAGAAGTACAAGCCGCTGTCACCAAAGCCATTGAACAACTTCAAGAACTAGGTGCGGAAATTCATCCGATTTCCTGTCCCAGTTTCCGCTATGGTTTACCAACTTACTACATTATCGCCCCTTCAGAAGCATCAGCTAACTTGGCGCGTTACGATGGCGTTAAATATGGTTTGCGTTCCCCTGATGCAGACAATCTTTTATCAATGTATACCCGAACTCGTTCTCAGGGATTTGGGGCGGAAGTCAAACGCCGGATTATGATTGGTACTTATGCCCTTTCCGCTGGTTATTATGATGCTTACTATTTGAAAGCCCAAAAAGTCCGCACTCTCATTAAAAAAGATTTTGAAAAAGCTTTTCAATCAGTAGATGTGTTAATTTCTCCAACTGCACCAACTACCGCATTTCGAGCCGGAGAAAAAACTACCGATCCTTTGAGTATGTATTTAAATGATTTAATGACTATTCCTGCTAATTTAGCTGGTTTACCAGGAATCAGTTTACCTTGCGGTTTTGATAGTAAAGGTCTACCAATTGGACTACAAATAGTTGGTAAAGTGTTAGGAGAAGAGCAACTTTTCCAAGTAGCTTATGCCTATGAACAATCAACTAATTGGCATTTACAAAAACCCAAAATTGCTTAG
- a CDS encoding M20 metallopeptidase family protein translates to MVSTFPLASTVNLKNVRLEIRALQPQLVEWRRQIHQKPELGFQEKITAEFIAQKLQNWGIVHQAGIAQTGIVAIIKGEKPGNGKVLAIRADMDALPIQEQNQVPYCSQHDGVMHACGHDGHTAIALGTAYYLNQHRKDFSGTVKIIFQPAEEGPGGAKPMIAAGVLKNPDVDAIIGLHLWNNLPLGTVGVRAGALMAAVELFRCTIFGKGGHGAIPHQTVDSVVVAAQIVNALQTIVSRNVNPIDSAVVTVGELHAGTAVNVIADTARMGGTVRYFNPDLAGFFKERIQQIIAGICQSYGASYDLDYIHLYPPVINDTGIAELVRSVAEAVIETPIGIVPECQTMGGEDMSFFLQEVPGCYFFLGSANPEKKLDYPHHHPQFDFDETALPMGVEMFVRCLEKFFVE, encoded by the coding sequence ATGGTTTCTACATTTCCTCTGGCTTCAACAGTAAATCTCAAAAATGTCCGGTTAGAAATTCGGGCTTTACAACCACAATTAGTGGAGTGGAGAAGACAGATCCACCAAAAACCAGAATTAGGTTTTCAGGAAAAAATTACCGCCGAATTTATTGCCCAAAAATTGCAAAATTGGGGAATTGTCCATCAAGCCGGAATTGCTCAAACGGGAATTGTCGCTATTATTAAAGGTGAAAAACCTGGGAATGGCAAAGTGTTAGCAATTCGGGCGGATATGGACGCTTTACCTATTCAAGAACAGAATCAAGTTCCCTATTGTTCTCAACATGATGGAGTCATGCACGCTTGTGGACATGATGGACATACAGCGATCGCTCTCGGTACAGCCTATTACCTCAATCAACACCGAAAAGACTTTAGCGGTACTGTCAAAATTATCTTCCAACCCGCAGAGGAAGGTCCCGGTGGAGCAAAACCGATGATTGCAGCAGGTGTACTTAAAAACCCTGATGTTGATGCCATTATCGGTTTACACTTATGGAATAATCTGCCATTGGGAACTGTAGGAGTCCGGGCTGGGGCATTAATGGCTGCTGTCGAATTGTTCCGTTGCACCATTTTCGGTAAAGGTGGACATGGGGCAATTCCTCATCAAACAGTGGATTCTGTGGTGGTAGCAGCGCAAATAGTCAATGCTTTACAAACAATAGTTTCCCGTAATGTGAACCCCATTGATTCGGCTGTAGTGACAGTGGGAGAACTCCACGCCGGCACAGCAGTTAATGTGATTGCTGATACCGCGAGAATGGGGGGAACAGTGAGATATTTTAATCCTGATTTGGCAGGTTTTTTTAAAGAACGCATTCAACAAATTATTGCGGGAATTTGCCAAAGTTACGGTGCAAGTTATGACTTAGATTATATTCATCTTTATCCACCAGTTATCAATGATACGGGAATTGCTGAATTAGTGCGTTCAGTCGCAGAAGCAGTCATAGAAACCCCCATTGGTATCGTTCCCGAATGTCAAACAATGGGTGGAGAAGATATGTCATTTTTTCTGCAAGAAGTTCCCGGTTGTTACTTTTTTCTTGGTTCTGCAAATCCAGAGAAAAAATTAGATTACCCTCATCATCATCCCCAATTTGATTTTGATGAAACAGCTTTACCAATGGGTGTGGAAATGTTTGTCCGCTGTCTGGAAAAGTTCTTTGTTGAATAG
- the bioD gene encoding dethiobiotin synthase, whose protein sequence is MNTLLITGTDTDAGKTVVTAALAAYWQKYYPQRSLGMMKPIQSGVGDRELYQSLFNLEQSAEEITPLYFQAPLAPPIAAAKENRQVDLAIAWRTLLSLQKQRDFVLVESLGGLGSPVTNELTVADLAGEWRLKTILVVPVRLGAIASAVANVALARQTKINLRGIILNCTQPRTESEIADLTPPDLIRSLTNIPVLGCVPYLENPRDLEKLAEVAAALDWEIYCRE, encoded by the coding sequence TTGAATACTTTATTGATTACGGGAACTGATACGGATGCTGGTAAAACTGTGGTGACGGCAGCTTTAGCGGCTTATTGGCAAAAATATTATCCTCAGCGCAGTTTGGGAATGATGAAGCCAATTCAATCGGGGGTGGGTGATAGGGAACTGTACCAAAGTCTGTTTAATTTGGAACAGTCGGCGGAGGAAATTACACCTTTGTATTTTCAAGCGCCTTTAGCACCTCCAATTGCGGCTGCGAAGGAAAATCGTCAAGTTGATTTGGCGATCGCTTGGCGAACTTTGTTATCTTTACAAAAACAGCGTGATTTTGTGTTGGTGGAATCTTTGGGGGGTTTAGGTTCACCAGTTACCAATGAGTTGACTGTGGCTGATTTGGCGGGTGAATGGCGATTGAAAACTATTTTGGTTGTGCCGGTAAGATTGGGGGCGATCGCTAGTGCTGTGGCTAATGTAGCATTAGCTAGGCAAACTAAAATCAATCTGCGGGGGATTATTCTCAATTGTACCCAACCTCGCACCGAGTCAGAAATTGCTGATTTAACGCCACCAGATTTAATTCGATCATTAACAAATATTCCCGTTTTAGGTTGTGTTCCCTACCTAGAAAATCCTAGAGATTTGGAAAAACTTGCCGAAGTGGCTGCGGCTTTGGACTGGGAAATATATTGTAGGGAATAG
- a CDS encoding serine/threonine-protein kinase, translated as MQSPITVGTILQNRYHIIHIIGQGGFGRTYLAEDQRRFNELCVLKELIAPITETSHGQKAQELFEREAATLYQIEHSQIPKFREKFAQNEKLFLVQDFVAGKTYRNLLKERQDLGKTFNEADVLHLLRTLLPVLSYIHGKGIIHRDISPENIILRENDFLPVLIDFGVVKELATKLQSSSATSVTTVGKLGYAPSEQMQTGRAYPSSDLYALAVTSIVLLTGKEPADLFDEQQLTWNWQKWATVKPEFAQVLQRMLSYLPGERYQSAADVTQALLNIGYSSQPPANLSSLQTIAIGHRPEPISKASEKPQPSVDSGQSSSILDNGWALGGIGCIVIILAGFGSWTLVTSLKGKPRPLGETTTTPQSFPSPVIPSGMTLTPTPTPINSEPVINRQRLKLDRSNMARVEGTLRENELVQYSLQGKSGEKLVVSVNENSGVILTILTADGEVVNTQDQQSTSYEGILANDGKYIIQLGLSGGVAEVNYSLNVALETPTPTPTETPTPTETPTPTETPTPTETPTPTETPTPTETPTPTETPTPTETPTPTETPTPGFNGTN; from the coding sequence ATGCAATCACCGATTACAGTTGGTACTATCCTACAAAATCGTTACCACATAATTCACATTATTGGACAGGGGGGATTTGGTAGAACCTATCTAGCAGAAGACCAAAGACGCTTTAATGAACTTTGTGTTCTGAAAGAATTAATTGCCCCAATCACAGAAACATCCCATGGGCAAAAAGCACAGGAGTTATTTGAACGAGAAGCTGCAACATTGTATCAAATTGAACATTCGCAAATCCCCAAATTTCGAGAAAAATTTGCCCAAAACGAAAAGTTATTTTTGGTACAGGATTTTGTGGCTGGTAAGACTTACCGCAATTTGCTCAAAGAACGTCAAGACCTGGGAAAAACCTTTAATGAGGCCGATGTACTGCATTTATTAAGAACTTTATTACCTGTTCTTAGTTATATTCATGGAAAGGGAATTATTCATCGAGATATATCTCCAGAAAATATAATTTTACGGGAAAATGATTTTCTGCCTGTGTTAATTGATTTTGGAGTGGTTAAGGAGTTAGCCACAAAATTACAATCATCAAGTGCTACATCAGTAACAACTGTAGGTAAGTTAGGTTATGCGCCTAGCGAACAAATGCAGACGGGCAGGGCATATCCTAGTAGTGATTTGTATGCGTTAGCTGTGACTTCTATAGTTTTATTGACTGGGAAAGAACCCGCAGATTTATTTGATGAGCAGCAACTAACCTGGAATTGGCAAAAATGGGCAACGGTGAAACCAGAATTTGCTCAGGTTTTACAGCGAATGTTGAGTTATCTACCGGGGGAACGCTATCAAAGTGCGGCTGATGTGACTCAGGCACTGCTGAACATAGGCTATAGTAGTCAACCTCCAGCTAATTTATCTTCTTTACAAACTATTGCTATTGGTCACCGTCCTGAACCTATATCGAAAGCATCTGAAAAGCCGCAACCTTCAGTAGATTCTGGGCAAAGTAGCTCTATTTTGGATAATGGTTGGGCGTTGGGGGGTATTGGCTGTATTGTGATTATTTTAGCAGGTTTTGGTTCTTGGACTCTGGTAACTTCACTGAAAGGTAAGCCGCGTCCATTGGGAGAAACGACTACAACTCCACAATCTTTTCCTTCTCCAGTTATTCCTAGTGGGATGACATTAACACCAACTCCAACACCGATTAATAGCGAACCTGTGATTAATCGCCAACGGCTGAAATTAGACAGGTCTAATATGGCGAGAGTTGAGGGAACACTGCGGGAAAATGAATTAGTTCAATATAGTTTGCAAGGTAAGAGTGGGGAAAAGTTAGTTGTATCTGTAAATGAGAACAGTGGTGTTATTCTGACGATTTTAACTGCTGATGGTGAAGTCGTGAATACTCAAGATCAACAATCTACATCTTATGAGGGAATATTAGCGAATGATGGCAAATATATTATTCAATTAGGTTTGTCCGGGGGTGTGGCAGAGGTTAATTATAGTTTGAATGTGGCTTTAGAAACGCCAACACCAACGCCAACGGAAACACCAACCCCGACGGAAACACCAACGCCAACGGAAACACCAACGCCAACGGAAACACCAACCCCGACGGAAACACCAACGCCGACGGAAACGCCAACTCCAACGGAAACGCCAACGCCGACGGAAACACCAACGCCAACGGAAACACCAACGCCAGGTTTTAATGGGACTAATTAG
- a CDS encoding ribose-phosphate pyrophosphokinase — translation MNALRGSAVLSSATLPIQSIATGLPDNNRLRLFSGSANIALSQEVARYLGMDLGPMIRKRFADGELYVQIQESIRGCDVYLIQPSCQPVNDHLMELLIMIDACRRASARQITAVIPYYGYARADRKTAGRESITAKLVANLITEAGANRVLAMDLHAAQIQGYFDIPFDHVYGSPVILDYLISKGLQDIVVVSPDVGGVARARAFAKKLNDAPLAIIDKRRQAHNVAEVLNVIGDVRGKTAILVDDMIDTGGTIAAGAKLLRQEGASQVYACATHAVFSPPAIERLSSGVFEEVIVTNTIPIPEANQFPQLVTLSVANLLGEAIWRIHEDSSLSSLFR, via the coding sequence ATGAATGCACTTCGAGGATCTGCTGTGCTAAGTTCTGCCACTTTACCAATTCAGTCAATAGCAACGGGACTACCTGACAATAATCGTCTGCGGCTTTTTTCCGGTTCTGCCAATATAGCACTGTCGCAAGAAGTTGCTCGTTATCTAGGTATGGACTTGGGGCCAATGATTCGCAAAAGATTTGCGGACGGAGAACTTTATGTTCAAATCCAAGAATCAATTCGGGGTTGTGATGTCTATTTAATCCAGCCCAGTTGTCAACCCGTCAATGATCATTTGATGGAATTACTCATTATGATTGATGCCTGTCGTCGAGCATCTGCACGCCAGATTACAGCAGTAATTCCTTACTATGGTTATGCTCGCGCTGACAGAAAAACAGCCGGCAGAGAGTCAATTACTGCGAAGTTAGTTGCTAATTTGATTACTGAAGCAGGTGCTAACCGCGTTCTAGCGATGGATTTGCACGCAGCCCAAATTCAAGGCTATTTCGATATCCCCTTTGATCATGTCTATGGTTCACCAGTTATCCTAGATTATCTCATTAGCAAAGGATTACAGGATATTGTGGTTGTTTCTCCTGATGTGGGTGGGGTAGCACGGGCTAGGGCATTTGCGAAAAAATTGAATGATGCACCATTGGCAATTATTGATAAACGTCGTCAGGCTCATAATGTCGCCGAGGTTTTAAATGTGATTGGTGATGTGAGAGGCAAAACTGCCATATTGGTGGATGACATGATTGATACTGGCGGTACGATTGCGGCAGGGGCTAAGTTACTACGTCAAGAAGGTGCAAGTCAGGTATATGCCTGTGCTACTCATGCTGTATTTTCCCCACCGGCAATTGAGCGATTGTCTAGTGGGGTCTTTGAGGAAGTTATAGTCACTAATACTATTCCCATCCCAGAGGCTAATCAGTTTCCGCAATTGGTGACGCTTTCTGTCGCTAATCTACTGGGAGAAGCAATTTGGCGGATTCATGAGGATAGCTCACTCAGTAGTTTATTCCGTTAA
- a CDS encoding HD domain-containing protein codes for MLSERFTQALTYAHELHATQKRKAGDIPYITHLLGVASIALEYGANEDEAIAALLHDAIEDQGGAATRAEIRRRFGDKVTAIVDGCTDTDTTPKPPWKPRKQAYIAHISTASPEVLLVSAADKLHNVRSILKDYRMIGDAVWERFQGGKAGTLWYYRSLADAFQKHQITPLVEELERVVSELEILAAYKK; via the coding sequence ATGCTATCAGAAAGATTTACCCAAGCGCTTACCTACGCCCACGAACTCCACGCTACGCAAAAACGCAAAGCTGGGGATATTCCCTATATTACCCATTTACTAGGAGTAGCCAGCATAGCCTTAGAATATGGTGCTAATGAAGATGAAGCCATAGCGGCTCTACTACATGATGCCATAGAAGACCAAGGCGGAGCAGCCACCAGAGCAGAAATTCGTCGCCGATTTGGGGATAAAGTCACCGCCATAGTTGATGGTTGTACAGACACAGACACCACACCTAAACCCCCTTGGAAACCCCGGAAACAAGCCTATATTGCCCATATTTCCACCGCTTCCCCAGAAGTATTGCTAGTTTCTGCCGCTGACAAACTCCATAACGTCCGTTCAATTCTCAAAGATTATCGGATGATTGGTGATGCAGTTTGGGAACGTTTTCAAGGTGGCAAAGCAGGCACACTTTGGTATTATCGTTCCCTCGCAGATGCTTTCCAGAAACATCAAATTACGCCCTTAGTAGAAGAATTAGAAAGAGTAGTTTCCGAATTAGAAATATTAGCTGCATACAAAAAATGA
- a CDS encoding type II toxin-antitoxin system VapC family toxin, whose amino-acid sequence MSVYFLDSSALVKRYVAEIGSGWVVSLCNPTLKNDVFIAAITAVEITAAISRRSRAGSINIQDATMVYHQLKNDIESEYQVIEITDNIINSGMRLAEKYCLRGYDAVQLAAAESINTLCIANGLPQLTFVSADKELNIAAVSAGLLVKNPHNYSST is encoded by the coding sequence ATGTCCGTTTATTTTTTAGATAGCAGCGCCTTAGTTAAACGCTACGTTGCGGAAATAGGTTCAGGTTGGGTTGTTAGCTTGTGCAATCCTACGTTAAAAAATGATGTATTTATTGCTGCTATTACTGCTGTAGAGATTACTGCGGCAATTAGTAGGCGATCGCGGGCTGGAAGTATTAATATTCAAGATGCTACAATGGTCTACCATCAGTTAAAAAATGATATCGAATCTGAATATCAAGTGATAGAAATTACAGACAATATCATTAATTCAGGAATGAGATTAGCTGAAAAATATTGTTTACGCGGCTATGATGCAGTTCAATTAGCTGCTGCTGAGTCCATAAATACCCTTTGCATTGCAAATGGTTTACCTCAATTAACTTTTGTATCTGCTGATAAAGAATTGAATATAGCCGCTGTCAGTGCAGGTTTGCTTGTGAAAAATCCTCACAACTATTCTTCAACCTAA